A single Lactuca sativa cultivar Salinas chromosome 8, Lsat_Salinas_v11, whole genome shotgun sequence DNA region contains:
- the LOC111918144 gene encoding defensin SD2, which produces MRPSMKLIATMLLVLLCLMANVMVEARTCESQSHKFKGTCVSSTNCGNVCKNEGFHAGKCRGFRRRCFCTKHC; this is translated from the exons ATGAGGCCTTCCATGAAGCTGATTGCAACCATGTTGCTTGTACTCTTGTGTCTCATGGCCAATG TAATGGTGGAAGCTAGGACATGTGAGTCGCAGAGCCACAAATTCAAGGGGACCTGCGTCAGCAGCACCAACTGTGGTAATGTGTGCAAGAATGAAGGATTTCATGCCGGAAAGTGCCGTGGATTCCGACGTCGTTGCTTCTGCACTAAACACTGTTAA